One Miscanthus floridulus cultivar M001 chromosome 11, ASM1932011v1, whole genome shotgun sequence DNA window includes the following coding sequences:
- the LOC136493128 gene encoding glycerophosphodiester phosphodiesterase GDPDL3-like, producing MRSGRACSLLVWLLLLWLGAAAAQKASSWKTLSGKAPAIVAKGGFSGLFPDSSEYAYQFALVASSPDTILYCDVRLTKDEIGICLPDIKMDNCTNIPDFYAQGQKSYLVNGVPTSGWFSVDYNGTELGQVTLKQSINSRTPRFDSNFFPLLAVEDVQSKFKPPGIWLNVQHGSFYSQFNLSTRNYIISVSKRVVVNYVSSPEVSFLAKILGRISNKTKLVFRFLDESTLEPSTNQTYGSMLKNLTFVKTFASGILVPKSYIWPNSPDNYLQPYTSVVDDAHKVGLEIYAADFANDFLLSYNHSYDPLAEYLSFIDNDVFSVDGVLTDFPVTASEAIGCFTNLNKSNNDHGKPLIISHNGASGDYPGCTDLAYQKAVDDSADVIDCPVQVTKDGTPICMSSIDLMTDTTVARSQFISQTSTIKDIQIAPGVFSFNLTWDDIVKNLKPKISTPWTNFALDRNPRYRNAGKFMRLSDFLDFTKDKDLSGIMITVEHAAFMAGELGFDMVDNVIKALDDAGYHDQTAQKVMIQSTDSSVLEKFKEQTKYDLVYMINKEVGDAAPSSLADIKKFASAVSVDTSSVFPESHYFTVYETNLVQTLQTAGLSVYVYTLMNEFPSQPYDFFSDATAQINAYVKGALVDGLITDFPATARRYKVNNCMNMGNSTPNFMAPAHPGDLMQSISKSEQPPALAPIPPLTESDVAQPPLPPARSNSSTALTQSPASRTHACAAHIPVLVTLAMLCAWRSLV from the exons ATGAGGAGCGGCCGTGCCTGCTCCCTTCTTGTGTGGCTCCTGCTGCTGTGgctgggcgccgccgccgcgcagaaGGCCTCGTCTTGGAAGACATTGAGCG GCAAGGCTCCAGCAATCGTAGCCAAGGGTGGATTTTCCGGGCTATTCCCTGATTCAAGCGAATATGCTTATCAATTTGCGCTGGTCGCTAGCTCGCCGGATACAATACTGTACTGCGATGTGCGGCTGACCAAGGATGAGATTGGCATTTGCCTGCCGGACATCAAGATGGATAACTGCACAAACATTCCAGATTTCTATGCGCAGGGTCAGAAGAGTTACCTCGTCAATGGTGTGCCTACCTCGGGATGGTTCTCGGTGGACTACAATGGCACCGAGCTTGGGCAAGTGACTC TCAAGCAGTCAATCAATTCTCGGACGCCTAGATTTGATTCAAATTTCTTTCCACTACTTGCTGTTGAAGATGTGCAGTCCAAATTCAAACCTCCTGGAATTTGGCTCAATGTTCAG CACGGCAGTTTCTACAGCCAGTTCAACCTAAGCACGAGGAATTATATCATTTCTGTATCTAAGCGTGTTGTTGTCAATTATGTCTCATCACCTGAAGTGAGCTTCCTCGCCAAAATACTTGGAAGAATTAGCAACAAAACAAAGCTCGTGTTCCGCTTTCTTGATGAGAGCACTCTCGAGCCATCTACGAACCAGACATATGGTTCCATGTTGAAAAATCTTACATTTGTCAAGACATTTGCATCTGGGATACTTGTCCCAAAGAGTTATATTTGGCCTAATTCACCAGATAATTATCTGCAACCATATACTTCAGTTGTCGACGATGCTCATAAAGTAGGGTTGGAAATTTATGCTGCTGATTTTGCAAATGATTTTCTGCTCAGTTACAACCACAGCTACGATCCCTTAGCAGAATATCTCTCATTCATTGATAATGATGTCTTctcagttgatggtgtactgacTGATTTCCCTGTCACAGCATCAGAGGCAATTG GATGTTTTACCAATTTGAACAAAAGCAACAATGATCATG GAAAGCCTTTAATTATTTCCCACAATGGTGCTAGTGGGGATTACCCTGGGTGCACTGATCTAGCTTATCAAAAAGCAGTTGATGATAGTGCAGATGTCATTGATTGCCCTGTTCAAGTGACCAAAGATGGAACACCAATATGCATGTCTTCCATTGACCTAATGACCGATACTACTGTTGCAAGATCACAATTCATCTCTCAGACTTCCACGATAAAGGATATTCAGATTGCACCAGGGGTTTTTAGTTTCAACCTCACCTGGGATGACATTGTAAAGAACCTGAAAC CCAAAATATCCACCCCATGGACCAACTTCGCATTGGACCGAAATCCGAGATATAGGAATGCAGGAAAGTTCATGAGGTTATCAGACTTTTTGGACTTTACAAAAGATAAAGATTTGTCTGGAATCATGATCACTGTAGAG CATGCTGCCTTCATGGCAGGAGAACTTGGGTTTGACATGGTCGATAATGTTATCAAAGCCCTTGACGACGCTGGTTACCATGACCAAACTGCCCAGAAAGTTATGATTCAGTCAACCGATAGTTCAGTTCTAGAGAAGTTCAAGGAGCAAACAAAGTACGACCTTGTGTACATGATCAACAAAGAAGTCGGGGACGCTGCACCTTCCTCGCTCGCGGACATTAAAAAGTTTGCTAGTGCCGTTTCCGTTGATACCAGCTCTGTCTTCCCTGAATCCCACTACTTCACAGTGTATGAAACCAATCTTGTCCAGACACTGCAGACAGCTGGCCTCTCGGTCTATGTTTATACTCTTATGAATGAGTTTCCGTCTCAGCCATACGACTTCTTCTCAGATGCTACAGCGCAGATCAATGCCTATGTTAAGGGTGCTCTAGTGGATGGGCTAATCACGGATTTCCCTGCTACGGCTCGAAGATACAAGG TGAACAATTGCATGAACATGGGGAACAGCACGCCGAATTTCATGGCCCCTGCTCATCCCGGCGATCTCATGCAAAGCATCAGCAAGAGTGAGCAGCCACCAGCATTGGCTCCCATTCCGCCCTTGACTGAGTCCGACGTGGCACAGCCGCCTTTGCCTCCTGCCAGATCAAACAGCAGTACAGCTCTGACGCAATCACCCGCGAGCAGGACGCATGCCTGTGCTGCTCACATCCCAGTCCTCGTCACACTGGCAATGCTTTGTGCTTGGCGTTCCCTGGTCTGA